The Nocardioides pantholopis genome window below encodes:
- a CDS encoding glutathione peroxidase, with amino-acid sequence MSILEAPIGRLDGTPATLGELTGGRPALVVNVASKCGLTPQYAGLEKLQEQYADRGFTVVGVPCNQFMGQEPGSPEEIAEFCSSTYGVTFPMTEKVEVNGEGRHPLYETLVTTPNEAGEAGDVQWNFEKFLLAADGTVVARFSPRVEPEDPALVDAVERLVG; translated from the coding sequence ATGAGCATCCTCGAAGCCCCGATCGGCCGCCTCGACGGCACGCCCGCCACGCTCGGCGAACTCACCGGCGGCCGGCCCGCCCTCGTGGTCAACGTCGCCAGCAAGTGCGGCCTGACCCCGCAGTACGCCGGCCTGGAGAAGCTCCAGGAGCAGTACGCCGACCGCGGCTTCACGGTCGTGGGCGTCCCCTGCAACCAGTTCATGGGCCAGGAGCCGGGCAGCCCCGAGGAGATCGCCGAGTTCTGCTCGAGCACCTACGGCGTCACGTTCCCGATGACCGAGAAGGTCGAGGTGAACGGCGAGGGCCGGCACCCGCTCTACGAGACCCTGGTGACGACCCCGAACGAGGCCGGCGAGGCCGGCGACGTGCAGTGGAACTTCGAGAAGTTCCTGCTCGCCGCCGACGGCACGGTCGTCGCCCGGTTCTCCCCCCGGGTCGAGCCCGAGGACCCGGCGCTCGTCGACGCCGTCGAGCGTCTCGTCGGCTGA
- a CDS encoding DEAD/DEAH box helicase — protein sequence MSFVPVSGPALFRPAEPPRDGVVEFSDGARTVVLPMRSALPVLTRAQAREGTHPSVSLLAGAAVLGMRLVAAGRFEPADTVPPSWRVAPLTAEDRERIDLLAGSRLADGVEEPADVVRRVLDAVVDAMPRSAPVAPSRTRLRPSRPTRPAVPPPARPSAPERSGVGSEPADPDDFRARLRARIDRHRAPGARDGAELPQLVSISLRVEAAEEELVAGAVRLVLQVHDERNPLHVCDAALLWLEDGAGEGGHGFGDRARTHATIALRAAAEAWPVLDRLLELRVPDEITLDGDEIASLLQDGVGALRERGVDVLWPRSLGRDLTSTAVLDRAGPPQQQEEPLQEGVFNREALFAFRWQLAVGGDPLTEEEMEELAGSASPILRLRGSWTVVDPATARKARKRLLRTAHAGEAVAAALTGVAPVPGAGSDGEQAEVVVGASLLADRQRLVEASRREPVPVPAGLTATLRDYQRQGLTWLAELTDLGVGACLADDMGLGKTVTLIALHLHRAEQARRSGGAGAGPTLVVCPASLLGNWEAEVHRFAPGVPVRRFHGGERSLAGLARTGPGFVLTTYGTMRVSAAELATVPWGLVVADEAQHVKNPRSTTARALRTIPSAARVALTGTPVENDLSELWAILDWATPGLLGSRNAFRKVWAAPIESGLEPTKARQFADLIDPFLLRRRKTDPGIAPELPAKTETDHPLSLTREQVVLYEAFVRDTMARVERAEDEATRRGLVLMLLTGLKQICNHPAHFLKQSGAVRLAGRSEKLDLIDELLATVLAEDGAALIFTQYVEMARLLQAHLTHTGVPHQFLHGGTPVREREAMVRRFQDPEDPDSVPVFLLSLKAGGTGLNLTRADHVIHLDRWWNPAVEEQATDRAYRIGQTRPVQVHRMITRGTVEEKIAELLARKRALADAVLARGEAALTELSNADLRDFVALRSGDSVAGRPGDSAALRSGDSVAGRPGD from the coding sequence GTGAGCTTCGTCCCCGTCTCCGGTCCGGCGCTCTTCCGACCGGCCGAGCCGCCCCGGGACGGGGTCGTGGAGTTCAGCGACGGGGCCCGCACGGTCGTGCTGCCGATGCGCTCCGCGCTGCCGGTGCTCACCCGCGCCCAGGCCCGCGAGGGCACCCATCCGAGCGTCTCGCTGCTGGCCGGGGCCGCCGTGCTCGGCATGCGCCTGGTGGCGGCCGGGCGCTTCGAGCCCGCCGACACCGTCCCGCCGAGCTGGCGGGTCGCCCCGCTGACCGCCGAGGACCGCGAGCGCATCGACCTGCTGGCCGGCTCCCGGCTCGCCGACGGGGTCGAGGAGCCCGCCGACGTCGTACGCCGGGTGCTGGACGCGGTCGTCGACGCGATGCCGCGCAGCGCCCCGGTGGCGCCGTCGCGCACCCGGCTGCGTCCGAGCCGCCCCACCCGCCCGGCCGTGCCGCCGCCGGCCCGCCCGTCCGCGCCGGAGCGGTCCGGGGTCGGCTCCGAGCCGGCGGACCCCGACGACTTCCGGGCCCGGCTCCGCGCCCGGATCGATCGGCACCGCGCGCCCGGCGCCCGGGACGGGGCCGAGCTGCCCCAGCTGGTCTCGATCTCGCTGCGGGTCGAGGCCGCCGAGGAGGAGCTGGTCGCCGGCGCGGTCCGGCTGGTGCTCCAGGTCCACGACGAGCGCAACCCGCTGCACGTGTGCGACGCGGCGCTGCTGTGGCTGGAGGACGGCGCGGGGGAGGGCGGTCACGGGTTCGGGGACCGGGCCCGCACCCACGCCACGATCGCGCTGCGTGCCGCCGCGGAGGCCTGGCCGGTGCTCGACCGGCTCCTCGAGCTGCGCGTCCCCGACGAGATCACCCTCGACGGCGACGAGATCGCCAGCCTCCTGCAGGACGGCGTGGGCGCGCTGCGCGAGCGCGGCGTCGACGTGCTGTGGCCGCGCAGCCTGGGCCGCGACCTCACCTCGACCGCCGTGCTCGACCGGGCCGGCCCCCCGCAGCAGCAGGAGGAGCCGCTGCAGGAGGGGGTCTTCAACCGGGAGGCGCTCTTCGCGTTCCGCTGGCAGCTGGCGGTCGGCGGCGACCCGCTGACCGAGGAGGAGATGGAGGAGCTCGCCGGCTCCGCCTCACCGATCCTGCGGCTGCGGGGCAGCTGGACGGTCGTCGACCCGGCCACCGCGCGCAAGGCCCGCAAGCGGCTGCTGCGCACCGCTCACGCCGGGGAGGCGGTCGCCGCCGCGCTCACCGGCGTCGCCCCCGTGCCCGGCGCCGGCTCGGACGGCGAGCAGGCGGAGGTCGTCGTCGGCGCGTCGCTGCTGGCCGACCGCCAGCGGCTGGTCGAGGCATCCCGACGCGAGCCGGTGCCGGTCCCGGCCGGGCTGACCGCGACCCTGCGCGACTACCAGCGCCAGGGCCTCACCTGGCTGGCCGAGCTGACCGACCTGGGCGTCGGCGCCTGTCTGGCCGACGACATGGGCCTGGGCAAGACCGTCACGCTGATCGCGCTGCACCTGCACCGCGCCGAGCAGGCCCGGAGGTCCGGGGGAGCCGGCGCCGGCCCGACCCTGGTCGTCTGCCCGGCCAGCCTGCTCGGCAACTGGGAGGCCGAGGTGCACCGCTTCGCGCCCGGCGTGCCGGTGCGCCGCTTCCACGGCGGGGAGCGGAGCCTGGCCGGACTGGCCCGGACCGGCCCGGGCTTCGTGCTCACCACCTACGGCACCATGCGGGTCTCGGCCGCCGAGCTCGCGACCGTCCCCTGGGGACTGGTGGTCGCCGACGAGGCCCAGCACGTCAAGAACCCCCGCTCCACCACGGCGCGGGCGCTGCGCACGATCCCCTCGGCCGCCCGGGTCGCGCTGACCGGCACCCCGGTGGAGAACGACCTCTCCGAGCTCTGGGCGATCCTGGACTGGGCCACGCCCGGGCTGCTCGGCAGCCGCAACGCCTTCCGCAAGGTCTGGGCGGCGCCGATCGAGTCCGGGCTCGAGCCCACCAAGGCCCGCCAGTTCGCCGACCTGATCGACCCGTTCCTGCTGCGCCGGCGCAAGACCGACCCCGGGATCGCCCCCGAGCTGCCCGCCAAGACCGAGACCGACCACCCGCTGTCGCTGACCCGCGAGCAGGTGGTCCTCTACGAGGCGTTCGTGCGCGACACCATGGCCCGGGTCGAGCGGGCCGAGGACGAGGCGACCCGCCGCGGCCTGGTGCTGATGCTGCTCACCGGCCTGAAGCAGATCTGCAACCACCCCGCGCACTTCCTCAAGCAGTCCGGGGCGGTCCGGCTGGCCGGCCGCTCGGAGAAGCTCGACCTGATCGACGAGCTGCTCGCGACCGTCCTCGCCGAGGACGGGGCCGCGCTGATCTTCACCCAGTACGTCGAGATGGCCCGGCTGCTGCAGGCGCACCTCACCCACACCGGCGTCCCCCACCAGTTCCTGCACGGCGGCACCCCGGTGCGGGAGCGGGAGGCGATGGTGCGCCGCTTCCAGGACCCCGAGGACCCGGACAGCGTCCCGGTCTTCCTGCTCTCCCTCAAGGCCGGCGGCACCGGCCTGAACCTCACCCGGGCCGACCACGTCATCCACCTGGACCGCTGGTGGAACCCGGCGGTGGAGGAGCAGGCCACCGACCGCGCCTACCGGATCGGGCAGACCCGCCCGGTGCAGGTGCACCGGATGATCACCCGCGGCACGGTCGAGGAGAAGATCGCCGAGCTCCTCGCCCGCAAGCGCGCCCTGGCCGACGCGGTCCTGGCCCGGGGCGAGGCCGCGCTGACCGAGCTCAGCAACGCCGACCTGCGCGACTTCGTCGCTCTGCGTTCTGGCGACTCCGTCGCCGGGCGTCCAGGCGACTCAGCCGCTCTGCGTTCTGGCGACTCCGTCGCCGGGCGTCCAGGCGACTGA
- a CDS encoding SWIM zinc finger family protein yields MTAVLHPRFAARRSAARAGTWWGKAWVRAVEEAAYATEDLAAGRRLSRSGRIGQIEVDSGGFVAAVEDDGGVWTVVGAVPPLGEEERDALVETVAAEAGRVAALLAGELPHSLAEHAEEAGVELLPYGGELGTTCTCDAWADPCPHALGVLHQIAWLLDADPFVLLHLRGLPREELLARLHGRQGGDHQAAPAADPLAADPDLAVALDAVERARRVVELLEQDAGPADHLF; encoded by the coding sequence ATGACCGCGGTCCTGCACCCCCGCTTCGCCGCCCGCCGCTCCGCGGCGCGGGCCGGCACCTGGTGGGGCAAGGCGTGGGTGCGCGCGGTCGAGGAGGCGGCGTACGCCACGGAGGACCTGGCCGCGGGCCGCCGACTGTCCCGCTCGGGGCGGATCGGCCAGATCGAGGTCGACTCCGGCGGGTTCGTGGCAGCTGTCGAGGACGACGGCGGGGTCTGGACGGTGGTCGGCGCCGTCCCGCCGCTCGGCGAGGAGGAGCGGGACGCGCTGGTCGAGACGGTCGCGGCCGAGGCCGGGCGGGTGGCGGCGCTGCTGGCCGGCGAGCTGCCGCACTCGCTGGCCGAGCACGCGGAGGAGGCCGGCGTCGAGCTGCTGCCCTACGGCGGCGAGCTCGGCACCACCTGCACCTGCGACGCGTGGGCCGACCCCTGCCCGCACGCCCTCGGCGTGCTGCACCAGATCGCCTGGCTCCTCGACGCCGACCCGTTCGTGCTGCTGCACCTGCGCGGGCTGCCGCGCGAGGAGCTGCTGGCCCGGCTGCACGGGCGCCAGGGCGGAGATCACCAGGCCGCTCCGGCGGCCGACCCGCTGGCCGCCGACCCCGACCTCGCGGTCGCGCTCGACGCCGTGGAGCGGGCCCGCCGGGTCGTGGAGCTGCTCGAGCAGGACGCGGGGCCGGCCGACCACCTGTTCTAG
- a CDS encoding M14 family metallopeptidase: protein MSLHLRRRRWAGRGLALTCSVALVSAALAVAESPSVTAAPATPGVVLDRQPDEEAMVVEVLLSDTAEMDRLVATGVDLEHGVEQTEAGITVRAVVTDSEIAALTRAGYTFGEVLFTSADSARALTEREWAVTADKAANRSLAKGATVGARPLPGSTPADSSDVRIIRADYYTSFGTGVLSVEAKWAEGQSATTPLTVERDSGPGTALGSGGTQTINRFVDAGVYLYHLGASNVQVDVRGEAIRPDRVRITSPSGDVAIVKVNDWLPTGSESDPFKGAGYQEDFISKYLVPTELYSRVEQLAATYPQLAEVVELPNRSAGYRRKAQAMLEASNRIVTTIDGRNVEISYAAATSGDFGALAPTGATTPAAVPVRRVSAAANTAWPNATPTMGCGPISGLPAGAIAVIDRGECSLADKVLNAQNAGAGAVALVNATTGLATAPSGSATPTGATTPVTIPTVGISLQDATKVRNGGNTVTGQFVPAPVVANDARVGIESRAWGHEGGNGLTAQIVDPGTPNAQLSVTVAGTSVTVSAATGADGAITTTAAEVVAAINANAAATALVDAYTYRAETGTGVVRATPVVALSDNLNAPAWVSRDPHPVYALKIGKTRDGSKPGVLAYAQEHAREWVPPLVTVEVAERLLRNYATHAPTRELVDNLEIWIAPSINPDGGHYSFFDFASQRRNMTRHCAKGGNYDATARNSWGVDLNRNFTEYSAHDGYSGASPTNCTSDTYAGPAELSEPEARNVDWMMARPNMRYSMNMHSSGDYFMWAPGSYKSEGRVTAPRATVGEEAYFWQASERILTAIKRDRGMTVTPARTGPIVDVLYSAAGNSGDLAWYKYGLYGWNFEVGRTFQPPFEPLVPTGPGAHPESQEYANGIIELLRVARAHDVDVTGPTSKLEFLETSDPSVVEFEFSTDEAAEVYYTTDGSAPTKANAQQWRTAGDREGGERIRVPVGTKVYWYAVDASGNVEAGYNPADATDQRYRKAIADPAWQLKAAVSTVALSVKPTQVKQGGKATATVSVTATNEFGLAPSGKVTLKAGGATVGTIDLGPGGKGSGPVGPFTKAGSVPVTATYSGDDLTAASSSAPVVMQVKAAAKVTSKVAVVKVAPGRITRGTRPRLTVKVTASAAVSGKVVVRSGGRLLGTAKVNAKGRAVLTLAKLGKPGRKTLKVRYTGSSTVKASTTRRVVRVVR from the coding sequence ATGTCCCTCCACCTTCGACGGCGCCGCTGGGCGGGGCGCGGACTCGCGCTGACCTGCTCGGTCGCGCTCGTCTCGGCCGCATTGGCGGTCGCCGAGAGCCCGAGCGTCACCGCAGCCCCGGCCACCCCCGGCGTCGTGCTCGACCGTCAGCCCGACGAGGAGGCGATGGTCGTCGAGGTCCTGCTCTCCGACACCGCCGAGATGGACCGCCTGGTCGCGACCGGCGTCGACCTCGAGCACGGTGTCGAGCAGACCGAGGCCGGGATCACCGTCCGCGCCGTCGTCACCGACAGCGAGATCGCGGCGCTGACCCGCGCCGGCTACACGTTCGGGGAGGTGCTCTTCACCTCCGCTGACTCCGCCCGGGCCCTCACCGAGCGCGAGTGGGCAGTCACCGCCGACAAGGCCGCGAACCGCTCGCTCGCCAAGGGCGCCACGGTGGGCGCGCGCCCGCTGCCCGGCTCCACCCCCGCTGACAGCTCCGACGTGCGGATCATCCGTGCGGACTACTACACGAGCTTCGGCACCGGCGTGCTCTCGGTCGAGGCCAAGTGGGCCGAGGGCCAGTCCGCGACCACCCCGCTGACCGTCGAGCGCGACAGCGGCCCCGGCACCGCCCTGGGCTCCGGCGGCACGCAGACCATCAACCGGTTCGTCGATGCCGGCGTGTACCTCTACCACCTCGGCGCCAGCAACGTGCAGGTCGACGTGCGCGGCGAGGCCATCCGCCCCGACCGGGTCCGGATCACCAGCCCCAGCGGCGACGTGGCGATCGTCAAGGTGAACGACTGGCTGCCGACCGGGTCGGAGTCCGACCCGTTCAAGGGCGCCGGCTACCAGGAGGACTTCATCTCGAAGTACCTCGTGCCCACCGAGCTCTACAGCCGGGTCGAGCAGCTCGCCGCGACCTACCCCCAGCTCGCCGAGGTCGTCGAGCTCCCGAACCGGTCCGCGGGCTACCGCCGCAAGGCCCAGGCGATGCTGGAGGCGTCCAACCGGATCGTCACCACCATCGACGGCCGCAACGTCGAGATCTCCTACGCCGCCGCGACCAGCGGCGACTTCGGTGCCCTGGCGCCGACCGGCGCGACCACGCCGGCCGCGGTCCCCGTGCGTCGTGTGAGCGCCGCCGCGAACACCGCCTGGCCGAACGCCACCCCCACCATGGGCTGTGGCCCGATCTCCGGGCTTCCGGCCGGCGCGATCGCGGTGATCGACCGCGGTGAGTGCAGCCTGGCCGACAAGGTCCTCAACGCCCAGAACGCCGGCGCGGGCGCGGTCGCGCTCGTGAACGCGACCACCGGCCTCGCCACCGCTCCCAGCGGCAGCGCCACGCCGACCGGGGCCACGACCCCGGTGACGATCCCGACCGTCGGGATCTCGCTCCAGGACGCCACCAAGGTCCGCAACGGTGGCAACACCGTCACCGGGCAGTTCGTCCCGGCGCCCGTCGTCGCGAACGACGCCCGGGTGGGCATCGAGTCCCGCGCCTGGGGCCACGAGGGCGGCAACGGCCTCACCGCCCAGATCGTCGACCCGGGCACGCCGAACGCGCAGCTGTCCGTCACGGTCGCCGGCACCTCGGTGACCGTGTCGGCCGCGACCGGCGCCGACGGCGCGATCACCACCACCGCGGCCGAGGTGGTGGCGGCGATCAACGCGAACGCCGCGGCCACGGCCCTGGTCGACGCCTACACCTACCGTGCGGAGACCGGGACCGGGGTCGTCCGGGCCACCCCGGTGGTCGCGCTGAGCGACAACCTCAACGCGCCGGCCTGGGTCTCCCGTGACCCGCACCCGGTCTACGCGCTGAAGATCGGCAAGACCCGCGACGGCTCCAAGCCCGGTGTCCTCGCCTACGCCCAGGAGCACGCCCGCGAGTGGGTGCCGCCGCTGGTCACCGTCGAGGTCGCGGAGCGCCTGCTGCGCAACTACGCCACGCACGCGCCGACCCGCGAGCTGGTCGACAACCTGGAGATCTGGATCGCGCCGTCCATCAACCCCGACGGTGGCCACTACTCCTTCTTCGACTTCGCCTCGCAGCGTCGCAACATGACCCGCCACTGCGCGAAGGGCGGCAACTACGACGCCACCGCTCGCAACAGCTGGGGCGTCGACCTGAACCGCAACTTCACCGAGTACAGCGCCCACGACGGGTACTCCGGCGCCTCGCCGACCAACTGCACCAGCGACACCTACGCCGGTCCCGCGGAGCTCTCGGAGCCGGAGGCGCGCAACGTCGACTGGATGATGGCGCGGCCGAACATGCGGTACTCGATGAACATGCACTCCTCGGGTGACTACTTCATGTGGGCGCCGGGCTCCTACAAGAGCGAGGGCCGGGTCACCGCTCCTCGGGCGACCGTGGGCGAGGAGGCCTACTTCTGGCAGGCCTCCGAGCGGATCCTGACCGCCATCAAGCGGGACCGCGGGATGACCGTGACCCCGGCGCGCACCGGTCCGATCGTCGACGTGCTCTACTCGGCGGCCGGCAACTCCGGCGACCTCGCCTGGTACAAGTACGGCCTGTACGGGTGGAACTTCGAGGTCGGCCGGACCTTCCAGCCGCCGTTCGAGCCGCTGGTCCCCACCGGTCCCGGCGCGCACCCGGAATCGCAGGAGTACGCCAACGGCATCATCGAGCTGCTCCGGGTGGCCCGGGCCCACGACGTCGACGTCACCGGCCCCACCTCGAAGCTGGAGTTCCTCGAGACGTCCGACCCGAGCGTCGTGGAGTTCGAGTTCAGCACCGACGAGGCGGCGGAGGTCTACTACACCACCGACGGCTCGGCCCCCACGAAGGCCAACGCCCAGCAGTGGCGGACCGCCGGTGACCGCGAGGGCGGCGAGCGGATCCGGGTGCCCGTCGGCACGAAGGTCTACTGGTACGCCGTCGACGCGTCCGGCAACGTCGAGGCGGGCTACAACCCGGCCGACGCCACGGACCAGCGCTACCGCAAGGCGATCGCCGACCCGGCCTGGCAGCTGAAGGCGGCCGTGTCGACCGTCGCCCTCAGCGTGAAGCCCACCCAGGTCAAGCAGGGCGGCAAGGCCACGGCCACGGTCTCGGTGACCGCGACCAACGAGTTCGGCCTGGCCCCCTCGGGCAAGGTCACGCTCAAGGCCGGTGGCGCCACGGTCGGGACCATCGACCTCGGTCCCGGCGGCAAGGGCAGCGGGCCGGTCGGTCCGTTCACCAAGGCCGGATCGGTGCCGGTCACCGCGACGTACTCCGGTGACGACCTGACCGCCGCGAGCTCCTCCGCGCCGGTCGTGATGCAGGTCAAGGCCGCCGCGAAGGTCACGTCGAAGGTCGCCGTGGTCAAGGTGGCTCCCGGCAGGATCACCCGCGGCACCCGGCCGCGGCTGACCGTCAAGGTCACCGCCTCCGCCGCCGTGAGCGGCAAGGTCGTCGTCCGTTCGGGCGGCAGGCTCCTCGGCACGGCGAAGGTGAACGCCAAGGGCCGGGCCGTGCTCACGCTGGCCAAGCTCGGCAAGCCCGGCCGGAAGACCCTCAAGGTCCGCTACACCGGCAGCTCGACGGTCAAGGCGTCCACGACCCGCAGGGTGGTGCGCGTGGTCCGCTGA
- a CDS encoding SACE_7040 family transcriptional regulator has protein sequence MTAPTRREQILATAAGLFAARGFHGVSVADLGAACGITGPALYKHFASKDAVLAEMLVSISEELLTVGRDRVAAAPDPAAAVRALVDWHADFALGHRPLIVVQDRDWSSLPHEARERVRALQRAYVELWAAQLRLLHGGLDPDRARAMAHAAFGLLNSTPHSGLLPDRPMHELLCRMAGAALGLPTPAPTL, from the coding sequence GTGACCGCACCGACCCGCCGGGAGCAGATCCTGGCCACCGCCGCGGGGCTGTTCGCGGCGCGCGGCTTCCACGGCGTCTCGGTCGCCGACCTGGGCGCGGCGTGCGGGATCACCGGACCGGCGCTCTACAAGCACTTCGCCTCCAAGGACGCCGTGCTCGCCGAGATGCTGGTCTCGATCAGCGAGGAGCTGCTGACGGTCGGCCGGGACCGGGTCGCCGCCGCGCCGGACCCCGCGGCCGCCGTCCGCGCCCTGGTCGACTGGCACGCCGACTTCGCGCTGGGGCACCGCCCGCTGATCGTGGTCCAGGACCGGGACTGGTCCTCGCTGCCGCACGAGGCCCGGGAGCGGGTCCGCGCCCTGCAGCGGGCCTACGTCGAGCTGTGGGCCGCCCAGCTGCGGCTGCTGCACGGCGGGCTCGACCCGGACCGGGCGCGGGCGATGGCGCACGCGGCGTTCGGGCTGCTCAACTCCACCCCGCACAGCGGCCTGCTGCCGGACCGGCCCATGCACGAGCTGCTGTGCCGGATGGCCGGCGCGGCGCTGGGCCTGCCGACGCCGGCCCCCACCCTTTAA
- the metX gene encoding homoserine O-acetyltransferase MetX — protein sequence MTGALGYVETQRAVLATEDDPLLLRGGGRLDSVEVAYETYGRLAPARDNVVFVCHALTGDAHAAGLHLGAKRRGWWDNLIGPGKAVDTDRFFVVSANLLGGCSGTTGPLSTNPATGTPYFLDFPMLHMADLVAVHRRLLAHLGVERLYAAVGGSLGGMQVLQWVIDAPDEIDRAVLVAASSRLTPENIAFSAVAREAILSDTQFHGGRYVEHGVVPRHGQKIARMMAHITYVSPQSLEAKFGHRRDSTGTDWRMGPDFAVEHYLQHQGETFLDRFDALSYLYLTRLLDYFDPFPEDGSDDAAKAATEAALRRARTRFQVTSFDSDWRFDTGQSRRLAAELERLGHEVDLAELSSPYGHDSFLLEPPGYHDRIREALRADR from the coding sequence ATGACCGGAGCTCTCGGGTACGTCGAGACGCAGCGGGCCGTCCTCGCCACCGAGGACGACCCGCTGCTCCTGCGTGGCGGCGGCCGGCTCGACTCCGTCGAGGTGGCCTACGAGACCTACGGCCGGCTCGCCCCGGCCCGCGACAACGTGGTCTTCGTCTGCCACGCCCTCACCGGAGACGCGCACGCCGCGGGGCTGCACCTGGGCGCCAAGCGGCGCGGCTGGTGGGACAACCTGATCGGTCCCGGCAAGGCGGTCGACACCGACCGGTTCTTCGTGGTCTCCGCGAACCTGCTCGGCGGCTGCTCGGGCACCACCGGGCCGCTGTCGACGAACCCGGCGACGGGCACGCCGTACTTCCTGGACTTCCCGATGCTGCACATGGCCGATCTGGTCGCGGTGCACCGCCGGCTGCTCGCCCACCTCGGCGTCGAGCGCCTGTACGCCGCGGTCGGGGGCTCCCTGGGCGGCATGCAGGTGCTGCAGTGGGTGATCGACGCCCCCGACGAGATCGACCGGGCGGTGCTGGTCGCCGCGTCGTCCCGGCTGACCCCGGAGAACATCGCGTTCTCCGCAGTGGCCCGCGAGGCGATCCTGAGCGACACGCAGTTCCACGGCGGGCGGTACGTCGAGCACGGCGTCGTGCCCCGGCACGGGCAGAAGATCGCCCGGATGATGGCCCACATCACCTACGTCTCGCCGCAGTCGCTGGAGGCCAAGTTCGGCCACCGCCGCGACAGCACCGGCACCGACTGGCGGATGGGGCCGGACTTCGCTGTCGAGCACTACCTCCAGCACCAGGGCGAGACGTTCCTGGACCGCTTCGACGCGCTGTCCTACCTGTACCTGACCCGGCTGCTGGACTACTTCGACCCGTTCCCCGAGGACGGCAGCGACGACGCCGCCAAGGCCGCCACCGAGGCGGCCCTGCGCCGCGCGCGCACCCGCTTCCAGGTCACCAGCTTCGACTCCGACTGGCGCTTCGACACCGGCCAGTCCCGGCGGCTGGCGGCCGAGCTCGAGCGGCTCGGGCACGAGGTGGACCTCGCCGAGCTGTCCTCGCCGTACGGCCACGACTCGTTCCTGCTCGAGCCGCCCGGCTACCACGACCGGATCCGCGAGGCCCTCCGCGCCGACCGGTGA
- a CDS encoding O-acetylhomoserine aminocarboxypropyltransferase/cysteine synthase family protein produces the protein MTYRPETLNVHAGQEEADPATNARAVPIYQTTSYVFDDTEHAANLFSLAEPGNIYTRIMNPTQSVFEERMTRLEGGVGALATASGSAATTYAVLNLTYAGDNIVALSTLYGGTYALFAHTLPQFGIEVRFVDPEKPEDLAQHVDERTKLVFGETVGNPKINVVDIPAWAEAAHALGLPLIMDNTAPTPYLVRAFDQGADVVVHAATKYIGGHGTSIGGVIVDSGKFDWAAHSDRFPGLTKPDPAYHGAVWTEAAGELAYIIRARTVLLRNTGAAVAPLNSWLFLQGLETLHLRMERHSQNALAIAQYLQDHEAVSWVSYPGLPDSPYKAVADRTFTGKGYGGLLSFGLRSGREGGKKFIEALELFSHLANIGDAKSLAIHNATTTHSQLTPEELVAAGVPEDMVRLSIGIEHPEDLIADLEQALAASK, from the coding sequence ATGACCTACCGCCCCGAGACCCTCAACGTGCACGCCGGCCAGGAAGAGGCCGACCCGGCCACCAACGCCCGCGCGGTGCCGATCTACCAGACCACGTCCTATGTCTTCGACGACACCGAGCACGCCGCGAACCTGTTCTCGCTCGCCGAGCCCGGCAACATCTACACCCGGATCATGAACCCGACCCAGTCGGTCTTCGAGGAGCGGATGACCCGGCTCGAGGGCGGCGTCGGCGCGCTGGCCACCGCCAGCGGCTCCGCCGCGACGACGTACGCCGTGCTCAACCTGACCTATGCCGGCGACAACATCGTCGCGCTCTCCACGCTGTACGGCGGCACCTACGCGCTGTTCGCGCACACGCTGCCGCAGTTCGGCATCGAGGTCCGCTTCGTCGACCCCGAGAAGCCCGAGGACCTGGCCCAGCACGTCGACGAGCGGACCAAGCTGGTCTTCGGCGAGACCGTCGGCAACCCGAAGATCAACGTCGTCGACATCCCGGCCTGGGCCGAGGCCGCCCACGCGCTGGGGCTGCCGCTGATCATGGACAACACCGCCCCCACGCCGTACCTGGTGCGCGCCTTCGACCAGGGCGCCGACGTCGTCGTGCACGCCGCTACCAAGTACATCGGCGGCCACGGCACCTCGATCGGCGGCGTCATCGTCGACTCCGGCAAGTTCGACTGGGCCGCGCACAGCGACCGCTTCCCCGGCCTGACCAAGCCGGACCCGGCCTACCACGGCGCCGTGTGGACCGAGGCGGCCGGCGAGCTCGCCTACATCATCCGCGCCCGCACCGTGCTGCTGCGCAACACCGGCGCCGCGGTCGCGCCGCTGAACTCCTGGCTGTTCCTCCAGGGCCTGGAGACCCTGCACCTGCGCATGGAGCGGCACAGCCAGAACGCGCTCGCGATCGCGCAGTACCTCCAGGACCACGAGGCGGTCTCCTGGGTCAGCTACCCCGGCCTGCCCGACAGCCCCTACAAGGCCGTCGCGGACCGCACCTTCACCGGCAAGGGGTACGGCGGCCTGCTCAGCTTCGGCCTGCGCTCGGGCCGCGAGGGCGGCAAGAAGTTCATCGAGGCCCTGGAGCTCTTCAGCCACCTGGCCAACATCGGCGACGCCAAGTCGCTGGCGATCCACAACGCCACCACGACCCACAGCCAGCTCACCCCCGAGGAGCTCGTGGCCGCCGGCGTCCCCGAGGACATGGTCCGGCTCTCGATCGGCATCGAGCACCCGGAGGACCTGATCGCCGACCTCGAGCAGGCCCTCGCCGCCAGCAAGTGA